The following coding sequences are from one Pseudonocardia sp. HH130630-07 window:
- a CDS encoding methionyl-tRNA formyltransferase, with product MRLLFAGTPEPAVPALRALLASSRHEVVAVLTRPDAPSGRGRRLTRSPVGALADEAGVPVLTPARPTGAEFVETLRGLELDCAPVVAYGALLPRPVLDVPRHGWVNLHFSLLPAWRGAAPVQAAIRHGDDITGATTFRLEEGMDTGPTYGVVTEPVGATDTAGEVLARLAESGATLLTATLDGIADGTVDAVPQPADGVSHAPKVTPAGARVDPASPAAAIDRLVRSVTPEPGAWCEFRGDRLGLGPVRPLRTGEIELAPGELRVERRRVLAGTATVPVELGAVTAKGKRQMPAADWARGARIDAGEHLT from the coding sequence ATGAGACTGCTCTTCGCCGGTACGCCGGAGCCGGCCGTACCCGCGCTGCGGGCGCTGCTCGCGTCGTCGCGGCACGAGGTCGTCGCCGTACTGACCCGGCCGGACGCCCCGTCCGGCCGCGGGCGCCGGCTCACCCGCTCACCGGTGGGCGCGCTCGCCGACGAGGCGGGCGTCCCGGTACTTACCCCGGCGCGGCCGACCGGCGCGGAGTTCGTGGAGACCCTGCGCGGGCTCGAGCTGGACTGCGCGCCCGTGGTCGCCTACGGGGCACTGCTGCCCCGCCCGGTGCTGGACGTCCCCCGCCACGGCTGGGTCAACCTGCACTTCTCGCTGCTGCCGGCGTGGCGCGGTGCGGCCCCGGTGCAGGCGGCGATCCGGCACGGCGACGACATCACCGGCGCGACCACGTTCCGGCTCGAGGAGGGCATGGACACCGGGCCGACCTACGGCGTCGTGACCGAGCCGGTCGGCGCGACGGACACCGCGGGAGAGGTGCTCGCGCGGCTGGCCGAATCGGGGGCCACGCTGCTGACCGCGACGCTGGACGGGATCGCCGACGGCACCGTCGACGCGGTGCCCCAGCCCGCCGACGGGGTGTCCCACGCGCCCAAGGTCACCCCGGCCGGCGCCCGGGTCGATCCCGCGTCGCCGGCGGCCGCGATCGACCGGCTCGTGCGGTCGGTGACACCCGAGCCGGGTGCGTGGTGCGAGTTCCGCGGGGACCGCCTCGGCCTCGGCCCGGTCCGCCCGCTGCGCACCGGCGAGATCGAGCTGGCCCCCGGCGAGCTGCGGGTGGAGCGCCGCCGGGTGCTGGCCGGCACGGCGACCGTCCCGGTCGAGCTGGGTGCGGTCACCGCGAAGGGCAAGCGGCAGATGCCGGCCGCGGACTGGGCCCGCGGGGCCCGGATCGACGCCGGCGAGCACCTGACGTGA
- the def gene encoding peptide deformylase, whose protein sequence is MPIQPVRLFGDPALRTRATEVTDFDAELRTLVADLTDTMHDEGGAGLAAPQIGVGRRVFVFDCDGVSGHLVNPVWEPVGEEEQIGREGCLSIPGLGWDCRRRANVVARGWNMYGEPQVIEGTALLARAIQHETDHLDGVLFVDRLDAETRKQAMREIRQAAWFGEPEPVVKVSPHAMFGKAR, encoded by the coding sequence GTGCCCATCCAGCCCGTCCGGTTGTTCGGCGATCCCGCGCTCCGCACCCGCGCCACCGAGGTCACCGACTTCGACGCGGAGCTGCGCACGCTGGTCGCCGACCTCACCGACACCATGCACGACGAGGGCGGTGCCGGGCTGGCCGCGCCCCAGATCGGGGTGGGCCGGCGGGTGTTCGTGTTCGACTGCGACGGCGTCTCCGGTCACCTGGTGAACCCGGTGTGGGAGCCGGTGGGCGAGGAGGAGCAGATCGGGCGGGAGGGCTGCCTGTCCATCCCGGGTCTGGGCTGGGACTGCCGCCGGCGGGCGAACGTCGTCGCCCGTGGGTGGAACATGTACGGCGAGCCGCAGGTCATCGAGGGCACCGCGCTGTTGGCACGGGCCATCCAGCACGAGACCGACCACCTCGACGGTGTCCTGTTCGTCGACCGGCTCGACGCCGAGACCCGCAAGCAGGCGATGCGCGAGATCCGCCAGGCGGCCTGGTTCGGCGAGCCGGAGCCGGTCGTCAAGGTCAGCCCGCACGCCATGTTCGGCAAGGCCCGATGA
- a CDS encoding RsmB/NOP family class I SAM-dependent RNA methyltransferase, whose product MLTAVRERDAYANLALPGILRRYRLRDRDAALATELGYGTLRAQGLLDTIIDACTDRPLSKIEHPLLDALRLGAYQLLRTRVPAHAAVSTCVELVRGDHGSQSAGFVNAVLRRIGEHDEGEWLDRLAPDAAEDPVGAAALRHAHPRWIAQAFADALGDTGEELTAALAADDARPRVHLLARPGEISAEELALATGGEQAPWSPYGVHLEPGSGDIGELDAVAEGLALVQDEGSQLVAAALARAELHGEDTGRWLDLCAGPGGKSSLLGGLVAALGGTLDAVESSEHRAGLVRSVTDELPVTVHVADGREAPLPDGVFDRVLVDAPCTGLGALRRRPEARWRRRPEDTAALARLQRELLVAALRHVRPGGVVAYVTCSPHLSETAGVVGRIVGRADRPGPAGPVEQLDARSGLPAEMPGLGDGPAVQLWPHRHGTDAMYLTLLRKPLG is encoded by the coding sequence CTGCTGACCGCGGTCCGCGAGCGGGACGCCTACGCGAACCTCGCGCTGCCGGGCATCCTGCGCCGGTACCGGCTCCGGGACCGTGACGCCGCCCTGGCCACCGAGCTGGGCTACGGCACCCTGCGCGCCCAGGGACTGCTCGACACGATCATCGACGCGTGCACCGACCGGCCGCTGTCGAAGATCGAGCACCCGCTGCTCGACGCGCTGCGGCTGGGCGCCTACCAGCTGCTGCGGACCAGGGTCCCGGCGCACGCCGCCGTCTCGACCTGCGTCGAGCTCGTGCGCGGCGACCACGGTTCGCAGTCGGCCGGCTTCGTCAACGCCGTGCTGCGCCGGATCGGCGAGCACGACGAGGGCGAGTGGCTCGACCGGCTCGCCCCGGACGCCGCCGAGGACCCGGTGGGCGCGGCCGCGCTGCGCCACGCCCACCCCCGGTGGATCGCCCAGGCGTTCGCCGACGCGCTCGGCGACACCGGCGAGGAGCTGACCGCCGCACTGGCCGCCGACGACGCCCGGCCCCGGGTGCACCTGCTCGCCCGCCCCGGCGAGATCTCCGCCGAGGAGCTCGCGCTGGCCACCGGGGGAGAGCAGGCGCCGTGGTCGCCCTACGGGGTGCACCTGGAACCGGGCAGCGGCGACATCGGCGAGCTCGACGCCGTCGCCGAGGGCCTGGCGCTGGTCCAGGACGAGGGCAGCCAGCTCGTGGCGGCCGCCCTGGCCCGGGCCGAGCTGCACGGGGAGGACACCGGGCGCTGGCTGGACCTGTGTGCCGGGCCGGGCGGGAAGTCGTCGCTGCTCGGGGGGCTGGTCGCCGCGCTCGGCGGCACCCTGGACGCGGTGGAGTCCAGCGAGCACCGGGCCGGGCTGGTCCGGTCCGTCACCGACGAGCTCCCGGTGACCGTGCACGTCGCCGACGGCCGCGAGGCCCCGCTGCCCGACGGCGTCTTCGACCGGGTGCTGGTCGACGCCCCGTGCACCGGGCTCGGTGCGCTGCGGCGCCGGCCCGAGGCCCGGTGGCGCCGGCGCCCGGAGGACACCGCGGCCCTCGCCCGGCTGCAGCGCGAGCTGCTGGTCGCGGCGCTGCGGCACGTCCGGCCGGGCGGTGTGGTCGCCTACGTCACCTGCTCACCGCACCTGTCCGAGACCGCCGGGGTGGTCGGGCGGATCGTGGGCCGGGCGGACCGGCCCGGCCCGGCCGGCCCGGTCGAGCAGCTCGACGCGCGGTCCGGCCTCCCCGCGGAGATGCCCGGCCTGGGCGACGGCCCCGCCGTGCAGCTGTGGCCGCACCGGCACGGCACCGACGCCATGTACCTGACGTTGCTGCGCAAGCCGCTCGGGTGA